In one Molothrus ater isolate BHLD 08-10-18 breed brown headed cowbird chromosome 6, BPBGC_Mater_1.1, whole genome shotgun sequence genomic region, the following are encoded:
- the ZNF106 gene encoding zinc finger protein 106 isoform X1 has translation MVQQRKCALCHIVYNSKKEMEEHKRSMLHHRELENLKGRDSSHECRVCRVTLVGLSAYAKHISSQLHKDNVNAHDRKEEEKEAAEEEDLDKELIQLIKQKKERNRQTEPSCASQELECDDRRPQRRREERAAYKEREAYDQSSWHHHNASQRDWKWEKDDYVSPRQGKFSHSQRNLNINRHSGGARGCSGWHQNVSGNPLNRHNYGNSGNAWHPSGRRGGASNWHHGARGRNSTWHSEETGHFSSWNSKSYGGNWKPSPHGANGWNFGSSGDSYSSEPNIYSQERSAWQRPEKGNVLPHKNRRNRGDRLDFTSDELAAEGVLEFSTLKQPESKPSRASGKSVSPSRDKTYRWSPYPSQKTAEQQPRSEDNVSKTSDKIGSVLTSLTDSSMKGETCEANVSLSKLKDHEASSPSNGTSDHLDSCTVMEDSSSGEKPDRDDGRSNSMPSLKSPLLNITDTKLSLIKQDTNSLLKNVRLLLSSASGEEQNNLNAVNLETNSFSSYSSKLHAACVGNLQDNKDVLGSNLGEPINNLNEAKQNPKGIQCNHSLQNAPLSSCKDTSDQNREETGKALPKEFRLDSLDVSGDDLMGSEKSEAKVEKLDSSLPCDTPEGKTTTSEREDHKKPSASSIASAEVKNFTFLIEPTVSLSSSQDRLHVDLKSSQDREGNEECVKSRDQFEIEGFENPSDNELQKGGSQSGGLLLPDLSKLGLPASLQRDLTRHISLKSKVGTHLPEPNLNNARRIRNVNCLRRSETEKESGLKPTLRQILSASRRNVNWDQVIQQVTKKKQELGKGLPRFGIEMVPLVQNEQEGLELSEESDPTALEGFQWEGISLVSGSARKRSFSESSVIADRNSSAYSFFSEQAKIKGSGQRQVIAASHPHHITSGYEASTDIEADQKEGTPSLALSPFMSERTEASRSHSLQATPEITGHTEQDQESPEKRTPLLEKQNVLEVSEENRPASNSASLFAMSNNIDAATDSSCTSGTEQNDSQGIGKKRRATGEGSSPEIPSLERKNKRRKIKGKKERSQVDHLLAISLREEELSRSLQNVDSSLLQARAALRAAYVEVQRFLVLKQQITMEMSTLRSQRIQILQGLQETYEPPELSEQLSCSALTERRNSKSQMAADSIPSSSLLPVLDTLSSSVPPQGAAVPVTVPSPFQSSGSTPSNTPDSSVQVKREPVSPKGTELNVNSVLQSSPCPPQTEEVEQNDEETNQKTSVYPVITATLSLAGLAACFQHTDQDVHEPAADEGQSRLPENSSPHSVSVFSKREANDTAAERLLVDQCSTSLSKHSILLEVPMDKTPKLSAEPSEQHLTMAAVPAEKGNRRRRKLRKKKTLRAAHVPDNSDTEQDMIDFKPVRKVKGGKVPKGEKVTPPREEGGVTAQAERNKDENDSDASLELVEVSAPQCEVVDVGSSASGDEKPDSPSKRDSCNSVDQAVLEASCSGYDEVSSTSEIDTNHRNDGKKSVAETQTSISFLRGSKNSSEVSSEPGEDEEPTEGTFEGHLAAVNAIQIFGNLLYTCSADKTVCAYNLVSRKCVAIFEGHTSKVNCLLVTQTNGKNAALYTGSSDHTINCYNIKTKECMEQFKLEDRVLCLHSRWRILYAGLANGTVVTFSIKNNKQVDTFECHGPRAVSCLATAQEGARKLLVVGSYDCTISVRDARNGLLLRTLEGHSKTILCMKVVNDLVFSGSSDQSVHAHNIHTGELVRIYKGHNHAVTVVNILGKVMVTACLDKFVRVYELQSHDRLQVYGGHSDMIMCMTIHKSMIYTGCYDGSVRAVRLNLMQNYRCWWHGCSLIFGVVDHLKQHLLTDHTNPNFQTLKCRWKNCDAFFTSRKGSKQDAVGHIERHAEDDSRIDS, from the exons ATGGTTCAGCAACGAAAATGTGCATTATGTCACATTGTGTACAACTCAAAAAAG GAGATGGAAGAACACAAGAGAAGCATGCTTCACCACAGAGAACTGGAAAACCTGAAGGGAAG GGATAGCAGCCATGAATGCCGGGTGTGCAGGGTGACGCTGGTGGGTTTGTCAGCATATGCCAAGCACATCTCCAGTCAGCTGCACAAAGACAACGTAAATGCCCATGatagaaaagaggaagagaaagaagcgGCAGAAGAAGAGGACCTTGACAAAGAACTCATTCAACTAATCAAGCAAAAGAAGGAACGGAACCG GCAAACTGAACCAAGTTGTGCAAGCCAAGAATTAGAATGTGATGATAGGAGACCACAGAGAAGGCGAGAAGAAAGAGCTGCTtacaaagaaagagaagcttATGATCAGTCGTCGTGGCATCATCATAATGCATCACAAAGGgactggaaatgggaaaaggatGATTATGTTAGTCCTAGACAAGGCAAATTTTCACACTCTCAGAGGAACCTTAATATAAACAGACATTCAGGTGGTGCAAGGGGGTGCTCTGGGTGGCACCAGAATGTTTCAGGAAACCCTTTGAATCGACATAATTATGGGAATTCTGGAAACGCTTGGCATCCGAGTGGGCGGAGAGGAGGAGCATCAAATTGGCATCATGGTGCCAGGGGAAGAAATTCTACTTGGCACTCAGAAGAAACGGGTCATTTTTCTAGCTGGAATTCCAAGAGTTATGGAGGAAACTGGAAACCAAGTCCTCATGGTGCAAATGGCTGGAATTTTGGAAGCTCAGGAGATTCATATTCATCAGAGCCAAATATATACAGTCAGGAAAGGTCTGCATGGCAGCGGCCAGAGAAAGGCAATGTTCTGCCGCATAAAAATCGAAGAAATAGGGGTGACCGTCTGGATTTTACTAGTGATGAGCTTGCTGCTGAGGGGGTGTTAGAATTTAGTACATTGAAACAACCAGAAAGCAAACCTTCAAGAGCCAGTGGAAAAAGTGTCAGTCCTTCCAGAGATAAAACATATCGCTGGAGTCCCTACCCATCCCAgaaaactgcagagcagcaacCACGGTCTGAAGATAATGTTTCAAAAACTTCAGATAAAATAGGTTCTGTACTTACATCTCTTACTGATTCATCAATGAAAGGAGAAACTTGTGAAGCCAATGTTAGCCTTTCAAAACTTAAAGACCATGAAGCATCTTCCCCTTCTAATGGAACCTCAGACCACCTTGATTCTTGCACGGTTATGGAAGACTCTTCCAGTGGTGAAAAGCCTGATAGAGATGATGGCAGAAGTAATAGTATGCCATCACTGAAATCCCCTCTTCTCAATATCACAGATACGAAATTATCCTTGATAAAGCAAGACACGAACAGTCTCTTAAAAAATGTCAGGCTTCTGTTATCCTCGGCTAGTGGTGAAGAGCAGAATAATTTGAATGCAGTGAACTTGGAAACAAACAGTTTCTCCTCTTATTCATCAAAGCTGCATGCTGCTTGTGTTGGTAACTTACAAGACAACAAAGATGTGCTTGGTAGCAATCTTGGAGAGCCTATTAATAActtaaatgaagcaaaacaaaatcccaaaggTATCCAGTGCAACCATTCCTTGCAAAATGCTCCCTTAAGCTCTTGCAAAGATACAAGTGACCAGAATAGGGAAGAAACTGGGAAGGCATTGCCAAAGGAGTTCAGACTAGATTCATTAGATGTGAGTGGTGATGATTTAATGGGAAGTGAGAAGTCAGAAGCAAAAGTTGAAAAGTTGGATTCTTCTTTACCCTGTGACACTCCTGAAGGTAAAACTACCACCTCTGAAAGGGAAGATCATAAAAAGCCATCTGCTTCAAGTATTGCTTCTGCTGAGGtaaaaaattttacatttctgaTAGAACCCACAGTTTCTTTGTCAAGCAGTCAGGACCGTTTGCATGTGGATTTGAAAAGCTCacaggacagggaagggaatgaAGAGTGTGTCAAGTCACGTGATCAATTTGAAATTGAAGGTTTTGAAAATCCTTCAGATAATGAGCTTCAAAAAGGAGGAAGCCAGTCAGGTGGCCTCCTTCTTCCAGATTTAAGCAAACTTGGCCTGCCTGCTTCTCTGCAAAGAGATCTGACACGGCATATCAGTCTGAAGAGCAAAGTCGGGACGCATCTCCCAGAGCCCAATCTCAATAACGCACGTCGCATCCGGAATGTGAATTGCCTTCGGAGAAGTGAGACAGAAAAGGAGTCGGGGCTTAAACCTACCCTCAGGCAGATTCTTAGTGCTTCCCGGCGAAATGTTAACTGGGATCAGGTCATCCAGCAGGTAACCAAGAAGAAACAGGAACTTGGCAAAGGTTTACCAAG GTTTGGCATAGAAATGGTGCCTCTTGTTCAAAATGAGCAAGAGGGTCTAGAACTCAGTGAAGAATCTGATCCGACTGCTCTAGAAGGATTCCAGTGGGAAGGGATTTCCTTAGTGTCTGGCTCAGCCAGAAAACGTAGCTTTTCTGAAAGCAGTGTCATAGCAGACAGAAATTCTTCTGCTTATAGCTTTTTCAGTGAACAAGCCAAAATTAAAGGAAGTGGGCAAAGGCAAGTAATTGCAGCCAGCCACCCACATCATATAACATCTGGATATGAGGCAAGCACTGACATTGAGGCTGATCAGAAAGAGGGGACACCATCTCTTGCTTTGTCACCTTTTATGTCTGAAAGAACAGAGGCTAGCAGAAGTCACAGCCTACAGGCCACCCCTGAGATCACAGGCCACACAGAACAAGACCAGGAGAGCCCAGAGAAGAGAACACCTcttcttgaaaaacaaaatgtattaGAGGTCTCAGAAGAAAATCGTCCAGCTTCAAATAGTGCTTCACTTTTTGCAATGTCTAATAACATAGATGCAGCTACAGACAGTAGCTGCACATCTGGGACTGAACAGAATGACAGCCAAGGAATTGGAAAGAAGCGAAGAGCAACTGGA GAGGGATCTTCTCCTGAAATCCCTAGTctagaaagaaagaataaaagaagaaaaatcaaaggtAAAAAAG aacgTTCTCAGGTAGACCACTTGTTGGCTATTTCTCTGAGGGAAGAAGAGTTAAGCAGGTCTCTGCAGAATGTGGACAGCAGCCTCTTGCAGGCAAGGGCTGCCCTGAGGGCTGCCTATGTTGAGGTTCAACGGTTCCTTGTGTTAAAGCAACAG ATAACTATGGAAATGAGTACACTGAGAAGTCAGAGAATCCAGATCTTGCAGGGGCTACAAG AAACATATGAACCTCCTGAACTCTCAGAGCAACTTTCATGCAGTGCCCTAACTGAGAGACGAAACAGCAAATCTCAGATGGCAGCTGACTCAATTCCTTCAAGCTCTCTCCTGCCTGTTTTGGACACTTTGTCTTCCTCTGTACCCCCtcaaggagctgctgttcccGTAACCGTGCCATCACCATTCCAGTCTTCTGGCAGTACACCTTCCAATACTCCTGACTCCTCAGTGCAAGTTAAACGAGAACCTGTGTCTCCAAAAGGCACAGAACTAAATGTGAATTCTGTACTCCAGAGCTCTCCATGTCCTCCACAAACAGAAGAGGTGGAACAGAATGATG AAGAGACCAACCAGAAAACTTCAGTGTATCCAGTTATCACTGCAACCCTATCCCtagcagggctggcagcttgTTTCCAACACACTGATCAAGATGTCCATGAGCCTGCTGCAGACGAGGGACAGTCTCGACTTCCTGAGAACTCTTCTCCTCATTCAGTGTCTGTTTTCAGCAAGAGAGAAGCAAATGATACAGCTGCTGAAAGACTTTTAGTGGATCAGTGTAGCACTTCTCTTTCAAAGCATTCGATCCTTCTCGAAGTGCCAATGGATAAAACTCCCAAATTGTCAGCAGAACCGTCTGAGCAACACTTAACAATGGCTGCAGTCCCAGCAGAGAAAGGGAATAGAAGGAGGAGAAAGttaaggaagaagaaaactcTGAGGGCAGCCCATGTGCCGGACAACAGTGATACAGAGCAGGATATGATTGACTTCAAACCTGTCCGGAAAGTCAAGGGTGGAAAGGTTcctaaaggagaaaaagttaCTCCTCCAAGAGAGGAGGGTGGAGTTACTGCTcaagcagaaagaaacaaagatgaGAATGACAGCGATGCTTCTCTGGAACTAGTGGAAGTTTCAGCACCTCAGTGTGAGGTGGTTGATGTTGGTTCATCAGCGTCAGGAGATGAGAAACCAGACAGTCCATCAAAGAGGGATTCATGCAACTCTGTGGATCAAGCAGTCCTAGAGGCATCTTGTTCTGGGTATGATGAAGTGAGCTCCACCAGTGAGATTGACACAAATCATAGGaatgatgggaaaaaaag TGTGGCTGAGACACAGACTTCCATATCATTCCTAAGAGGATCAAAGAACTCCTCAG AAGTGTCTTCGGAGCCAGGTGAGGATGAAGAACCTACTGAGGGAACTTTTGAGGGACACTTGGCTGCAGTGAATGCTATTCAGATTTTTGGGAATTTGTTGTACACCTGCTCAGCAGACAAAACAGTTTGTGCCTACAATCTCGTT AGCAGGAAGTGTGTGGCCATCTTTGAAGGACATACTTCAAAAGTGAACTGCCTTCTGGTCACTCAGACAAATGGGAAGAATGCTGCCCTCTACACTGGCTCAAGCGACCACACTATCAACTGTTACAATATCAAG ACCAAAGAGTGCATGGAACAGTTTAAATTGGAAGATCGAGTGCTCTGTTTACACAGTAGATGGCGGATCCTTTATGCAGGTCTTGCAAATGGCACGGTGGTTACTTTCAGCATAAAG AATAATAAACAGGTTGATACCTTTGAATGCCATGGCCCTAGAGCAGTGAGCTGTTTAGCCACAGCTCAGGAAGGAGCACGCAAGTTGTTGGTAGTGGGCTCCTATGACTGCACCATCAGCGTGCGAGACGCACGGAATGGGCTGCTCCTCAGAACCCTGGAAGGTCACAGCAAGACTATTCTCTGCATGAAG gtTGTGAATGATCTGGTATTCAGTGGGTCCAGCGATCAGTCTGTCCATGCCCACAACATTCAT ACTGGAGAGCTGGTACGGATCTATAAGGGCCATAACCATGCAGTAACGGTTGTGAACATTCTTGGGAAAGTCATGGTGACAGCATGTCTGGATAAATTTGTTCGTGTTTATGAACTACAG tCACACGACCGCTTGCAAGTCTATGGAGGCCACTCAGATATGATCATGTGTATGACCATCCATAAGAGCATG ATCTACACCGGATGCTATGATGGCAGTGTCAGAGCTGTGAGGCTTAATCTGATGCAAAATTATCGATGCTGG TGGCATGGATGTTCACTGATCTTTGGAGTTGTGGACCATCTGAAACAACACCTGCTAACTGACCACACAAATCCAAATTTTCAGACCCTGAAATGTCGTTGGAAGAACTGTGATGCTTTCTTTACCTCCAGGAAAGGTTCCAAGCAG GATGCTGTAGGACACATTGAAAGACATGCTGAGGATGACAGCAGGATTGACTCATGA
- the ZNF106 gene encoding zinc finger protein 106 isoform X2, protein MVQQRKCALCHIVYNSKKEMEEHKRSMLHHRELENLKGRDSSHECRVCRVTLVGLSAYAKHISSQLHKDNVNAHDRKEEEKEAAEEEDLDKELIQLIKQKKERNRQTEPSCASQELECDDRRPQRRREERAAYKEREAYDQSSWHHHNASQRDWKWEKDDYVSPRQGKFSHSQRNLNINRHSGGARGCSGWHQNVSGNPLNRHNYGNSGNAWHPSGRRGGASNWHHGARGRNSTWHSEETGHFSSWNSKSYGGNWKPSPHGANGWNFGSSGDSYSSEPNIYSQERSAWQRPEKGNVLPHKNRRNRGDRLDFTSDELAAEGVLEFSTLKQPESKPSRASGKSVSPSRDKTYRWSPYPSQKTAEQQPRSEDNVSKTSDKIGSVLTSLTDSSMKGETCEANVSLSKLKDHEASSPSNGTSDHLDSCTVMEDSSSGEKPDRDDGRSNSMPSLKSPLLNITDTKLSLIKQDTNSLLKNVRLLLSSASGEEQNNLNAVNLETNSFSSYSSKLHAACVGNLQDNKDVLGSNLGEPINNLNEAKQNPKGIQCNHSLQNAPLSSCKDTSDQNREETGKALPKEFRLDSLDVSGDDLMGSEKSEAKVEKLDSSLPCDTPEGKTTTSEREDHKKPSASSIASAEVKNFTFLIEPTVSLSSSQDRLHVDLKSSQDREGNEECVKSRDQFEIEGFENPSDNELQKGGSQSGGLLLPDLSKLGLPASLQRDLTRHISLKSKVGTHLPEPNLNNARRIRNVNCLRRSETEKESGLKPTLRQILSASRRNVNWDQVIQQVTKKKQELGKGLPRFGIEMVPLVQNEQEGLELSEESDPTALEGFQWEGISLVSGSARKRSFSESSVIADRNSSAYSFFSEQAKIKGSGQRQVIAASHPHHITSGYEASTDIEADQKEGTPSLALSPFMSERTEASRSHSLQATPEITGHTEQDQESPEKRTPLLEKQNVLEVSEENRPASNSASLFAMSNNIDAATDSSCTSGTEQNDSQGIGKKRRATGEGSSPEIPSLERKNKRRKIKGKKERSQVDHLLAISLREEELSRSLQNVDSSLLQARAALRAAYVEVQRFLVLKQQITMEMSTLRSQRIQILQGLQETYEPPELSEQLSCSALTERRNSKSQMAADSIPSSSLLPVLDTLSSSVPPQGAAVPVTVPSPFQSSGSTPSNTPDSSVQVKREPVSPKGTELNVNSVLQSSPCPPQTEEVEQNDETNQKTSVYPVITATLSLAGLAACFQHTDQDVHEPAADEGQSRLPENSSPHSVSVFSKREANDTAAERLLVDQCSTSLSKHSILLEVPMDKTPKLSAEPSEQHLTMAAVPAEKGNRRRRKLRKKKTLRAAHVPDNSDTEQDMIDFKPVRKVKGGKVPKGEKVTPPREEGGVTAQAERNKDENDSDASLELVEVSAPQCEVVDVGSSASGDEKPDSPSKRDSCNSVDQAVLEASCSGYDEVSSTSEIDTNHRNDGKKSVAETQTSISFLRGSKNSSEVSSEPGEDEEPTEGTFEGHLAAVNAIQIFGNLLYTCSADKTVCAYNLVSRKCVAIFEGHTSKVNCLLVTQTNGKNAALYTGSSDHTINCYNIKTKECMEQFKLEDRVLCLHSRWRILYAGLANGTVVTFSIKNNKQVDTFECHGPRAVSCLATAQEGARKLLVVGSYDCTISVRDARNGLLLRTLEGHSKTILCMKVVNDLVFSGSSDQSVHAHNIHTGELVRIYKGHNHAVTVVNILGKVMVTACLDKFVRVYELQSHDRLQVYGGHSDMIMCMTIHKSMIYTGCYDGSVRAVRLNLMQNYRCWWHGCSLIFGVVDHLKQHLLTDHTNPNFQTLKCRWKNCDAFFTSRKGSKQDAVGHIERHAEDDSRIDS, encoded by the exons ATGGTTCAGCAACGAAAATGTGCATTATGTCACATTGTGTACAACTCAAAAAAG GAGATGGAAGAACACAAGAGAAGCATGCTTCACCACAGAGAACTGGAAAACCTGAAGGGAAG GGATAGCAGCCATGAATGCCGGGTGTGCAGGGTGACGCTGGTGGGTTTGTCAGCATATGCCAAGCACATCTCCAGTCAGCTGCACAAAGACAACGTAAATGCCCATGatagaaaagaggaagagaaagaagcgGCAGAAGAAGAGGACCTTGACAAAGAACTCATTCAACTAATCAAGCAAAAGAAGGAACGGAACCG GCAAACTGAACCAAGTTGTGCAAGCCAAGAATTAGAATGTGATGATAGGAGACCACAGAGAAGGCGAGAAGAAAGAGCTGCTtacaaagaaagagaagcttATGATCAGTCGTCGTGGCATCATCATAATGCATCACAAAGGgactggaaatgggaaaaggatGATTATGTTAGTCCTAGACAAGGCAAATTTTCACACTCTCAGAGGAACCTTAATATAAACAGACATTCAGGTGGTGCAAGGGGGTGCTCTGGGTGGCACCAGAATGTTTCAGGAAACCCTTTGAATCGACATAATTATGGGAATTCTGGAAACGCTTGGCATCCGAGTGGGCGGAGAGGAGGAGCATCAAATTGGCATCATGGTGCCAGGGGAAGAAATTCTACTTGGCACTCAGAAGAAACGGGTCATTTTTCTAGCTGGAATTCCAAGAGTTATGGAGGAAACTGGAAACCAAGTCCTCATGGTGCAAATGGCTGGAATTTTGGAAGCTCAGGAGATTCATATTCATCAGAGCCAAATATATACAGTCAGGAAAGGTCTGCATGGCAGCGGCCAGAGAAAGGCAATGTTCTGCCGCATAAAAATCGAAGAAATAGGGGTGACCGTCTGGATTTTACTAGTGATGAGCTTGCTGCTGAGGGGGTGTTAGAATTTAGTACATTGAAACAACCAGAAAGCAAACCTTCAAGAGCCAGTGGAAAAAGTGTCAGTCCTTCCAGAGATAAAACATATCGCTGGAGTCCCTACCCATCCCAgaaaactgcagagcagcaacCACGGTCTGAAGATAATGTTTCAAAAACTTCAGATAAAATAGGTTCTGTACTTACATCTCTTACTGATTCATCAATGAAAGGAGAAACTTGTGAAGCCAATGTTAGCCTTTCAAAACTTAAAGACCATGAAGCATCTTCCCCTTCTAATGGAACCTCAGACCACCTTGATTCTTGCACGGTTATGGAAGACTCTTCCAGTGGTGAAAAGCCTGATAGAGATGATGGCAGAAGTAATAGTATGCCATCACTGAAATCCCCTCTTCTCAATATCACAGATACGAAATTATCCTTGATAAAGCAAGACACGAACAGTCTCTTAAAAAATGTCAGGCTTCTGTTATCCTCGGCTAGTGGTGAAGAGCAGAATAATTTGAATGCAGTGAACTTGGAAACAAACAGTTTCTCCTCTTATTCATCAAAGCTGCATGCTGCTTGTGTTGGTAACTTACAAGACAACAAAGATGTGCTTGGTAGCAATCTTGGAGAGCCTATTAATAActtaaatgaagcaaaacaaaatcccaaaggTATCCAGTGCAACCATTCCTTGCAAAATGCTCCCTTAAGCTCTTGCAAAGATACAAGTGACCAGAATAGGGAAGAAACTGGGAAGGCATTGCCAAAGGAGTTCAGACTAGATTCATTAGATGTGAGTGGTGATGATTTAATGGGAAGTGAGAAGTCAGAAGCAAAAGTTGAAAAGTTGGATTCTTCTTTACCCTGTGACACTCCTGAAGGTAAAACTACCACCTCTGAAAGGGAAGATCATAAAAAGCCATCTGCTTCAAGTATTGCTTCTGCTGAGGtaaaaaattttacatttctgaTAGAACCCACAGTTTCTTTGTCAAGCAGTCAGGACCGTTTGCATGTGGATTTGAAAAGCTCacaggacagggaagggaatgaAGAGTGTGTCAAGTCACGTGATCAATTTGAAATTGAAGGTTTTGAAAATCCTTCAGATAATGAGCTTCAAAAAGGAGGAAGCCAGTCAGGTGGCCTCCTTCTTCCAGATTTAAGCAAACTTGGCCTGCCTGCTTCTCTGCAAAGAGATCTGACACGGCATATCAGTCTGAAGAGCAAAGTCGGGACGCATCTCCCAGAGCCCAATCTCAATAACGCACGTCGCATCCGGAATGTGAATTGCCTTCGGAGAAGTGAGACAGAAAAGGAGTCGGGGCTTAAACCTACCCTCAGGCAGATTCTTAGTGCTTCCCGGCGAAATGTTAACTGGGATCAGGTCATCCAGCAGGTAACCAAGAAGAAACAGGAACTTGGCAAAGGTTTACCAAG GTTTGGCATAGAAATGGTGCCTCTTGTTCAAAATGAGCAAGAGGGTCTAGAACTCAGTGAAGAATCTGATCCGACTGCTCTAGAAGGATTCCAGTGGGAAGGGATTTCCTTAGTGTCTGGCTCAGCCAGAAAACGTAGCTTTTCTGAAAGCAGTGTCATAGCAGACAGAAATTCTTCTGCTTATAGCTTTTTCAGTGAACAAGCCAAAATTAAAGGAAGTGGGCAAAGGCAAGTAATTGCAGCCAGCCACCCACATCATATAACATCTGGATATGAGGCAAGCACTGACATTGAGGCTGATCAGAAAGAGGGGACACCATCTCTTGCTTTGTCACCTTTTATGTCTGAAAGAACAGAGGCTAGCAGAAGTCACAGCCTACAGGCCACCCCTGAGATCACAGGCCACACAGAACAAGACCAGGAGAGCCCAGAGAAGAGAACACCTcttcttgaaaaacaaaatgtattaGAGGTCTCAGAAGAAAATCGTCCAGCTTCAAATAGTGCTTCACTTTTTGCAATGTCTAATAACATAGATGCAGCTACAGACAGTAGCTGCACATCTGGGACTGAACAGAATGACAGCCAAGGAATTGGAAAGAAGCGAAGAGCAACTGGA GAGGGATCTTCTCCTGAAATCCCTAGTctagaaagaaagaataaaagaagaaaaatcaaaggtAAAAAAG aacgTTCTCAGGTAGACCACTTGTTGGCTATTTCTCTGAGGGAAGAAGAGTTAAGCAGGTCTCTGCAGAATGTGGACAGCAGCCTCTTGCAGGCAAGGGCTGCCCTGAGGGCTGCCTATGTTGAGGTTCAACGGTTCCTTGTGTTAAAGCAACAG ATAACTATGGAAATGAGTACACTGAGAAGTCAGAGAATCCAGATCTTGCAGGGGCTACAAG AAACATATGAACCTCCTGAACTCTCAGAGCAACTTTCATGCAGTGCCCTAACTGAGAGACGAAACAGCAAATCTCAGATGGCAGCTGACTCAATTCCTTCAAGCTCTCTCCTGCCTGTTTTGGACACTTTGTCTTCCTCTGTACCCCCtcaaggagctgctgttcccGTAACCGTGCCATCACCATTCCAGTCTTCTGGCAGTACACCTTCCAATACTCCTGACTCCTCAGTGCAAGTTAAACGAGAACCTGTGTCTCCAAAAGGCACAGAACTAAATGTGAATTCTGTACTCCAGAGCTCTCCATGTCCTCCACAAACAGAAGAGGTGGAACAGAATGATG AGACCAACCAGAAAACTTCAGTGTATCCAGTTATCACTGCAACCCTATCCCtagcagggctggcagcttgTTTCCAACACACTGATCAAGATGTCCATGAGCCTGCTGCAGACGAGGGACAGTCTCGACTTCCTGAGAACTCTTCTCCTCATTCAGTGTCTGTTTTCAGCAAGAGAGAAGCAAATGATACAGCTGCTGAAAGACTTTTAGTGGATCAGTGTAGCACTTCTCTTTCAAAGCATTCGATCCTTCTCGAAGTGCCAATGGATAAAACTCCCAAATTGTCAGCAGAACCGTCTGAGCAACACTTAACAATGGCTGCAGTCCCAGCAGAGAAAGGGAATAGAAGGAGGAGAAAGttaaggaagaagaaaactcTGAGGGCAGCCCATGTGCCGGACAACAGTGATACAGAGCAGGATATGATTGACTTCAAACCTGTCCGGAAAGTCAAGGGTGGAAAGGTTcctaaaggagaaaaagttaCTCCTCCAAGAGAGGAGGGTGGAGTTACTGCTcaagcagaaagaaacaaagatgaGAATGACAGCGATGCTTCTCTGGAACTAGTGGAAGTTTCAGCACCTCAGTGTGAGGTGGTTGATGTTGGTTCATCAGCGTCAGGAGATGAGAAACCAGACAGTCCATCAAAGAGGGATTCATGCAACTCTGTGGATCAAGCAGTCCTAGAGGCATCTTGTTCTGGGTATGATGAAGTGAGCTCCACCAGTGAGATTGACACAAATCATAGGaatgatgggaaaaaaag TGTGGCTGAGACACAGACTTCCATATCATTCCTAAGAGGATCAAAGAACTCCTCAG AAGTGTCTTCGGAGCCAGGTGAGGATGAAGAACCTACTGAGGGAACTTTTGAGGGACACTTGGCTGCAGTGAATGCTATTCAGATTTTTGGGAATTTGTTGTACACCTGCTCAGCAGACAAAACAGTTTGTGCCTACAATCTCGTT AGCAGGAAGTGTGTGGCCATCTTTGAAGGACATACTTCAAAAGTGAACTGCCTTCTGGTCACTCAGACAAATGGGAAGAATGCTGCCCTCTACACTGGCTCAAGCGACCACACTATCAACTGTTACAATATCAAG ACCAAAGAGTGCATGGAACAGTTTAAATTGGAAGATCGAGTGCTCTGTTTACACAGTAGATGGCGGATCCTTTATGCAGGTCTTGCAAATGGCACGGTGGTTACTTTCAGCATAAAG AATAATAAACAGGTTGATACCTTTGAATGCCATGGCCCTAGAGCAGTGAGCTGTTTAGCCACAGCTCAGGAAGGAGCACGCAAGTTGTTGGTAGTGGGCTCCTATGACTGCACCATCAGCGTGCGAGACGCACGGAATGGGCTGCTCCTCAGAACCCTGGAAGGTCACAGCAAGACTATTCTCTGCATGAAG gtTGTGAATGATCTGGTATTCAGTGGGTCCAGCGATCAGTCTGTCCATGCCCACAACATTCAT ACTGGAGAGCTGGTACGGATCTATAAGGGCCATAACCATGCAGTAACGGTTGTGAACATTCTTGGGAAAGTCATGGTGACAGCATGTCTGGATAAATTTGTTCGTGTTTATGAACTACAG tCACACGACCGCTTGCAAGTCTATGGAGGCCACTCAGATATGATCATGTGTATGACCATCCATAAGAGCATG ATCTACACCGGATGCTATGATGGCAGTGTCAGAGCTGTGAGGCTTAATCTGATGCAAAATTATCGATGCTGG TGGCATGGATGTTCACTGATCTTTGGAGTTGTGGACCATCTGAAACAACACCTGCTAACTGACCACACAAATCCAAATTTTCAGACCCTGAAATGTCGTTGGAAGAACTGTGATGCTTTCTTTACCTCCAGGAAAGGTTCCAAGCAG GATGCTGTAGGACACATTGAAAGACATGCTGAGGATGACAGCAGGATTGACTCATGA